In Brassica napus cultivar Da-Ae chromosome A3, Da-Ae, whole genome shotgun sequence, the sequence ACCTTTTATAGACCAAAAAGTCCAAAAAATTATCCTAAACAAAGTTTGCATCAGCTATTGATGTAAGAGCAAAACTGCTTGACGGAACTAGTAAATAAAGAATCGCTGAACTGTTTAAAAACGGCTTGTGTACAGTCTTCATCGATCTCAACAATGGCCTTGCAACATTCTGGTCCTATAGTTATCTGACGGTTGAAGAATGACCCGAATATCTCAGCCATGCAGGCCTCTCCGTCTCCTAGGTCAGGGAAGCACCTCCTAGCTAGCTCGCTGTGATTATCTCTACCGATTATTCCACCAAATATAGAAGGGAGCGAAAATGGAAGTGAAAATGGAATGGGAAGGGGAAACGGAAACGGAAATAAGGAGAATGATGTTACGGTTTGAGGTGAAAGAGAGGATGCGATGAGAAGAATGACTATGAGCGACACTGAtttcatgatgatgatgatgcaaaTGTTGATATAATATAGGAAACAAAATGTAAATGAGATAGTGGTTTTGATGCTTCGATCTTGGTGAAGCCTTGAGAtagtttttagggttttgtatttataagagagaaaaggaaTATAATATCTTAGATAGGAAGATCTTTTGGTTGCACTAAAATATGAAAGAGATCTTTCAGTTGCATTATTCTAgcgtttataaaaaacatgCAGCAACAAACTATATGAATTCACTCTATCGTTCCTTATCGCATGTCTTGAAATATCATGTAAAAAAgttagattattattatttattatgagTTTATGGCTATAGTCCATTATGATATCCTTAGAGAGTAAgaaaaaacacatatatatgtatatatccaATCAGCATTGAAGTTTGAATTTGGCTATCAATTCAAAAGGTTTAGGCCTTGAAGCAACAATCCCCGTGGATGGTGGAAACGTCGCGGCATTAGCGTCAGAAGTTTCTCAAAGGATCAAACCAAAAG encodes:
- the LOC106444858 gene encoding uncharacterized protein LOC106444858, encoding MKSVSLIVILLIASSLSPQTVTSFSLFPFPFPLPIPFSLPFSLPSIFGGIIGRDNHSELARRCFPDLGDGEACMAEIFGSFFNRQITIGPECCKAIVEIDEDCTQAVFKQFSDSLFTSSVKQFCSYINS